In Thamnophis elegans isolate rThaEle1 chromosome 13, rThaEle1.pri, whole genome shotgun sequence, one DNA window encodes the following:
- the GPN3 gene encoding LOW QUALITY PROTEIN: GPN-loop GTPase 3 (The sequence of the model RefSeq protein was modified relative to this genomic sequence to represent the inferred CDS: inserted 3 bases in 2 codons; deleted 3 bases in 2 codons) — protein sequence MPRYAQLVMGPAGSGKSTYCSIMVQHCESLNRSVQVVNLDPAAEHFDYDVMADIRELIEVDDVMEDDSLRFGPNGGLVFCMEYFANNLDWLEECLGHVEDDYILFDCPGQIELYTHLPVMKQFVEKLQQWEFHCAVVFLVDSQFMVESLRYLMFISGAMAALSAMVSLEIPQINVMSKMDLLSKKAKSEVSRYLDPDMYSALDDSTDLLKSRRFKKLTKXICGLIDDYSLVRFLPLDRSDEESINIVLQHIDFSFSTGRTXEFKEPKDKEEDKSSAFDEFFQDGVDE from the exons ATGCCTCGCTATGCCCAGCTGGTGATGGGGCCTGCGGGGAGCGGGAAG AGCACCTACTGCTCCATCATGGTCCAGCACTGCGAATCCCTCAAC CGTTCGGTGCAGGTGGTGAACCTGGATCCGGCAGCAGAACACTTCGACTACGATGTTATGGCAG ATATCCGAGAGTTGATTGAGGTGGACGACGTCATGGAAGACGATTCCCTCCGGTTCGGCCCCAACGGCGGCTTAGTTTTTTGCATGGAATATTTTGCAAACAATTTGGATTGGCTGGAAGAATGCCTTGGTCACGTGGAAGATGATTACATCCTATTCGATTGCCCAG GTCAGATTGAACTCTACACTCACTTGCCGGTGATGAAACAGTTTGTAGAGAAGCTGCAACAGTGGGAATTCCACTGT GCGGTGGTTTTCCTTGTAGATTCTCAATTCATGGTGGAATCTTTAAGGTATCTTATG TTTATTTCCGGTGCGATGGCTGCTCTGAGCGCTATGGTTTCCCTAGAGATCCCCCAGATCAACGTCATGTCCAAGATGGATTTGCTGAGCAAGAAAGCAAAAAGCGAAG TTTCCAGGTATCTGGACCCCGATATGTATTCTGCCTTGGACGATTCCACAGATCTACTCAAAAGCCGGCGGTTTAAGAAGTTAACCA CGATCTGTGGCTTG ATCGACGATTACAGCCTGGTTCGCTTCCTGCCACTCGATCGCTCCGACGAGGAGAGCATCAACATCGTCCTGCAGCACATTGATTTCTCCTTCAGTACGGGGAGGAC TGAATTTAAGGAGCCAAAG GATAAAGAGGAAGACAAATCTTCAGCTTTTGACGAATTCTTCCAGGATGGAGTGGATGAATGA